TCTCCCATAGCGTGGGAACGTCACCGTCCGCGTCGGTCTTCGTCATGCTGCCGGGTTCTtcctcgcctacttcgagcaccgtcGCTGCACTTCTGACCTAGCCGCCGCCGGCGCTCTTCTTTCCGGTCAATGGTGACTTCCTCAACATCggctaccccgactcgacatcgaccacgacaTTTTTCGCACGGCTACCTTGACCACGGCTACACCACCTACGCTCTCGGCTACCTagacaaacggcacaaagggccaccgccttgcttgagcaacctcgtcggtttACACTCCAGCTACGCCTTCCGCGATGCATCAACCGTTACGACTGTGGGAggggggtgtccgtcggcttACATTCGGATTattctccagtctcaccgtccGCGTCACTACCATTGTGACTGTGGGGGGTGTTGAGTATCGTGATTATTAGAAAAGCTAAGATAGTGTAGGATATTATTCTAACTAGCTCAATCAATACAATAAACTATTCCACCAATCCCTCTCTTCTTTCTAACACAAGTGTACCTTCATGATGCGTGTTGCCGCTGCAGCTTGTGCTCGCTGCGGCCGCAACCGGTTCACTCGTTGAGCTGACCGAGGAGCTGCATGGTCCGCCGCTTATGCAGCTGCCTCACTAGCGCAAAAGTAGAGCGGCAGCACCGCCCGTTCGTCCGTGCTGCGTGCTCCGGCCGTGGCAGTTCTGGTGGCGCTGGAGCTCCTGCCACGCGACGCGAGCTCAGCGGCATGACGGTGTGTGTGCTATGAACCCGCAGCGCGCACTGTGGCGAGCTTTGGAACCTCCAGAAGGCCACTCCTCGAGCGCCGCGACTTCACACATGACAAGGCTGTTCATTTGATGCTACGGACTAGGAACCCGCTCGCATCATGGCATGTTGTTCGCAGGTAGAGTACACGCATGGTGCTGGCATTTTTGCTATGGACGAGGTCGAGGGTGGCAGCCCATACGGAGTTGGCTGTTGGCACCTTCGCTTAGATGAAAGGTAGATGAGGTGGGGCCCACACTTGTCAGCTCGAGTCAAAACAACTCCACGTCAGGAAACCACTTGAAATGGCAGAGGGGCTAAACTTATCCGGTTTTGAAAGTTGAGGGACTAGATTTTGCTGGTTTTAAAGTTGAAGGACTATGTCTATATTCTTGAAAGAGTTGAGGGACAAAAAATATATTTTTCCTTAAAATAAAATGTCAACgtccacaatacaaaataaataaaatatacaaataCTTTTCATGACcgttctaatgctacaaatttgGTAGTACTATTACAGAtgttactccctctgtcccataatataagagcgttttttacatTAGTGTAGtataaaaaacgctcttatattatgggacggagggggTAATATTTTTGAAAAAACTTGATCAAGCATACACAAATTTGATTTAAAAATAATTAATACATCCTTTATTTTTGAGCCGAGGGAAGAGGAAAGAAGAAGATGCTGAAAACGTCAATGGGAAAGTATTGGTGCTGGAATAAAAGCAGAGATTTTACGTGTCTTTGTCCGACGAAAAGGGCGGTGGCATGCAGCTGCGTGCGTGCGTATCTCCTTTTCCTTCCACCGCATCCATCACCGTCCCTCTGCTCTGCCCTCCCCTGTCTCGTCAATGGCGCCGCGCTGCGTGTCGCCACGCCATTCCTGGTGCTCATCCCGCACCGGCACCGCCCCTGCATTGGGGGCAGTAAATAAATAGGCCACCGCTCACCTAGGTTCAGGAGACAGAAGAAGAACTCGATCTCAGGCTCAGACCACAGTCCACAGACAGGATAAGCTCAAACTGGTACTGCTCCTCCTCTGCTTTGTCCTCTCTGTATCAATTGAGCTCACACAAGGAGGGAAAGGAACTCCATCGATCTGAAGCTGCTCGGCTGTTTCGGCCATGGCTGCACCTGCACGAGCACTGACCGCCGCCGGGCGCCTAGTGACCGGCCAGACCAGGCCGAcgtctcttcttgcctcctgcaGGCAACCAGCTTTGCTTTGCGTTTGGCCGTCTTGAACTAGCATTCACTCATGGCAGCATCGACTCTGTTTCCGCAGTAGGGCCAGGAACCACTCCTCGGCCAGCGCGCAGCCTGAGGAGGACCGCAGGGACGCCCATggcccggcggcggcgatgaCCGGGGCGCAGGTGGAGGCCGCGCTGAACCGCAAGAACGTCGAGGTGCTCCAGGACGAGGAGGAGCACGTTGCCACGGGCACCGTGCTGCCACATCGCCACGAGACCATCGGCGGCGCGCTGGATGGCGGCGAGGAAGCGTCGTGGGTGCCCGACCAAGACACGGGCGTCTTCGTCCccgccgatgccgacgccgacgcTGATGACCACTGCGGGGGCGCGCATCCGGCCCCACCGCACCTGTACGGAGGCGTGGGCAGGCTGGCTTCGGTACTGGACCAGGCGGTGTTCGTCCGGGAGGAGGAGATGGAGGACGTGGAGAGGCCCGCCATGGACCTGACCGATGTCAACAGCGGCAGCAATAACTGCTAAACAAGGATCCAAGCCTATTGGAAATATAACTGCTAAACAAGGAGACTCCCAATTTTGGAAGGAGTTATTGAAACATAGGGATCATTTTACCTCTTTATGTAAATTCATAATAGGAGACGGAGGTAACACCAGATTTTGGGAAGACTGGTGGATTGGATCTGCACTACTTTGTAAAAAAAATTCAGGGTATATAATATCTCTTTTGATAAAAAGAAAACAGTTAAAGAAATTTTTGAGAAAGGGTTTAATAACATATGCTTTAGAAGGGCCCTGATATGGGACTCAAAAGAGCTCCGGGAACATATAAAGGAGGTATGCAGTTCGGTGGTGTTGAGAGATACAAAAGATAAAGTGAAATGGACTCTGACAAAAAATGGGATTTATACAGTAAAATCCTTCTACAGACTTCTTGTAGAGAATGGGATCAAATACCCACGCTTGTATATGTGGAAAATTAAAATGCCACCTAGAGTTAAAGTCTTCATGTGGCTGGCTCTTAGAAACAACATTCTCACTAAAGATAACCTGCTACGTAGGGGTTGGAAAGGTGATGAAAATTGTCCATTCTGTGGGCGTAGAGAGAGTATTAATCATTTGTTTCTGACCTGTTCAGTAGCTAGGCTTTTGTGGAATATTTTGAAATGTGCTTTCAACTTAACTAATATACCAGACGAATTAGAACTGGTGGTTAAAAATTGGGCAAAAAACTTTGGAAAAGATGAGAGGAGCTTAGTTTTGATAGGAATTTCGGCTATCTGTTGGACTATTTGGAAATTGAGAAATAGTGTTGTTTTTGATAATAAcagggtaaatgatccttgtATACCTGTCAGCTTACTACTCAAGAACTTCTATGATTGGAACATCTTGCAGAAAAATCCCGTAAGAAATAAGAtgatggaggcaggagtgaagCAGATCGGCGAGGTAGCTGAAGAAGTGTTCAAGGCAGTCCATGGATGGCCAGAAGAATTGTGGGATAAGCTACAACTCCTCTGCCATATGCTGCTGTGGTGGACGCTTAATGAGGCCTTTGCTGCCCTGCTCTCACCCCGTCTCTTTTGAGCTCTTTTGTATGGGGATGCTCTAGCTATTGTATGATGTTAAACTGATTTCTTTCTGCTCTTGTGAACCTTGTAATGCTGGTACTGGGACCGGTTTGAGATCAGGCCTTAAATCTTTCCCTGGGGGGTTCCTGCTTGAGGGTCTGTGCTCTGTGGGAAGGTGAGGGATGGCTCTCCTTGCTCCTCGATAGCCTTGCCCGTACTTTGCTTTTCTTTTTAGCTGTAAGAAGACCTGGTGATTTcttttaatagaaatcggagagAGAGCTCTCTCCTTTAGCAAAAAAAAGCTGCTGGTGCAAGTAGCTGCATGCCTGTAGTTTCAGACTGCCAGACACCGTGGTAGAATTAACAGCTAGAATAAGTCCCATGGATGCATCTCTCGAATTCTGTTGTAACAAAAAGCTCTCAGTTCACTGCTGCTAATCAGTAGGAGTAACCTTCACTTGCTTGTCCtatcaaaaaaacaaaaaaacttcACTTGCCTGCTTACTGATCTAGTGATAATCAGTTTGATATCAAGAAACAAGATGATAGTGTCATGTCGTTAGCTTTCAGTAAAGGCTAACAATGCCGGAACCTGGCTCATAGGCTCAGCGCTGGAATCAAAGAAATTAGAATTGGGATAGAGGATGCAATGCACATTCAAACCAAATGCTAGGCCCAAAATCATAACTGCAGACACCAAAAAATTAACACCAAAAATCAGCAAATTTTGAACTAGCGGTCATCTTCCAAAATAAATGAATAATACGAATTAACAGTTCTAGTAATGCTAAGATAATTACCCCATACATAACTTTTGCTCTTCTACACTCAAAAGCATCCTCGGAAAATTCTTGCAGCAGAAGTTGCTCTGCTCCAGATAACCAAACAGCACCCATATGCGTCAACACCTTCCGCAAACACAGACACCAGGAGAACATGCTGGGGAGTGGGGACAACTCACAGCCATTGCACATCAACCAATCAACCAATGCATGTTTCCCTCTGTACCACAATACTTGTAGCTGGGGGAAACTAGCACAAGTTCCCTCAACTACAAGTATTTCGGTACAGAAGTAGTAATCAGTATGTATTTACTCACTTTCAGTGAACATATGCTACCTCTTGTCCGTGCAACATATAAAAATGGACATACAAGAAATAAAGACAAAAGATTCTATGCAACTGTGTAATGCTCAGAAAACATCTAAAATTGTATACTTTATTATATGCAAATCTTTAATGCCTAGGGCCAACAATAAGAAACAATTCATTAACACCCGGGACTCTTTGGAGATTTGCCAAAATTCGAAGAAATCAGGATTCAGATGTTCGAAGGGAAAGCACATGAATGGAACACCCAAAATCAAACATTCAAAATCAGCAATGTGTAGCACACTGAAATTGACAGTTCCAGTAATCAGTTCAGGATTTGAAGCACAAAATTGGGCACAAGCAGCAACGCATAGAGCTGGCTCAAAGATAAACAGAGCATTAGTGCCTCACAACACTGCCATGAATTGTGAACCATCAGGCAATAAATTGAGTACAAAATATTTGCCATACTCCAATTATACCAGCAAGTAATGATAAGCATAATTACATAATTATCCCTATCGATGTTTCAGAACATTCTTACACACTCTTGCAGCGGAAGTTGCTCCAGCCAGCAGAATAGCCAATGCCTAAAACAAGGAATGCATTAACATCATCAACCATCACGGCACTGGGAGAACATGCTAGGGACAACCCACATAGGTTGCACTACATTGCTAGAGCTTATGAAAACAAAGCTGTTTCGGCTGGAGGCAGGCTTTCCCAACTCAAATGCAGCCCAGTGTTCAGAATCATGGGAATAATAGTACACGCAGTTGCTCCTCCCTCCCCACCTTTCTGGGTCCATGAAGGATAATGGCTGGCTTCTCTTGTCCGTGCTGATGAAGATCGCGCAATTCTCCAACTCCTCCACCTTCACCCACTTTGCATGTTCAGTCGATTGGTCGAGGCGGAAGACTTCGAAGGTATCCCCTCTTGCCGGAAACGACCCCCGACACCCGACCAAGAGAAGCATATCGCCACAGGCAACCAGGTATAGGTTGGCAAGATGACGCATGGAGATTTCCCCCCAACTGACTCCCATCATTCGCACGCGAATCCGAGGCGCCAAGTGCACAACAAAGAGCGTGCCACCAGAGTCCATGCCAAAGACCTGGCCTTTGAAGGTGACGATCTGCTTGACCGTTCCATCGCAAGGACAAGCTCTCAACCAAGAGTGACTACCAAGACGCCAAAAGTAACTGTGAGATCCATTGGTGACAAGGAGATGTGGGTTGGGTGACGCTAGAGGAGCCGTGAGGGCACCGTAGTAGACCTCGGTGAATTCGTCACCCGGAATCTGTGGTGGTGAAAAACTAACACCTGTAAACGCATCAACAACGAGACACGATCTGTTTCTGGAGAAGATGAGATGGCCATAAGAAGCACCCAGGAAGCAAAAGCTACCCAGAGGACTCTGGGGGTAATGAGAAAAGTTAACTAGGGGAATCTGACAACAAAGGCGTGAGTGTTGGCTGGCTGGATCAATGAATTGACATGAACGTTTATCACCAAAGGGGTGGTGACATGGAGAGCGGCCGGGGACATCAGGTTGCAGGAGCACAGGCGGGAAGATCGTCGAGGAGGCAGACTTTGATGGAAAAGAGAAGAAGGCCTCACGCCAAGAGCGGCAGGTGCAAGCGAAGGCAAGGAGGTCGGAGAAGGAGCCTGCCATAGCAATAACGGAATGAAGCAGGACATTTGGTAGATCTGCCCAACCTTGATGTTCAGACATGGCGGAGGCACAAACACAACAGGCCTTTCTTAGTTTTGCGGATCGCAGCTTCTGATCTGCGACAGGCTATGAATTCAATGAGAAACATTACAAGAATGAACTGGATGCTAATTAAAAAGGAAACAGAATGGGTGCTGATTAAGAAACAAGACAGTGCACATATGGTTGCTGAGATGCTGGTTGTAAGTACAGAAACAGGCTACATTTCAACATACGAAATTTCAGTTACTCGATCAATTGTCAAAAACATTGTTCAAAACTAAATTATCAACATATTGATGAGATTAGACTGCATGCACCACTGGCAGAGGCAGTAATAAACTGTTAGAACAGTTGCTTCTCGCTGTTAGCTAGCATAGCTACACAGTTGATTTTTTGCAAGAGAAGAGTGTGTGCTCTTATCTTACTCCGAGGTAAAACATGGTGTAGTGTATGGCCCAACATGTAATCCTGAAAACTTGCATACAAAAAACGACAACAATTTGTGTCCTGCTCTGGAAAAAAAAAATCATGCAAAGTTTGTTCTTTTTTTGTGGTTGACATCGACATATGTTTGGGTCAAATTTTGCAGGTTGGCATGCTATTACATAAAAAAAAAATCCTGGAACTTGTATAGCATACCACATTACATCCACGACTTGTAATTATTACATACTACCTCCGTTcgtaaatataagtctttgtagagattccactatgaaccacatacgggTTTTTTGAGTGTAGATTTACTCATTTtcatccgtatgtggtccatagtggaatctctacaactacttatatttaggaggaacggagggagtacatctttAACAAGTTTCAGATTTTGAAAACAGAAACATATATACTATGATCCTAGGAGCAAATGTATTGTTCGGGAGCTATTAATATCAACATAATACAGCAATCACTATGCACTGGCACTGACTATGCAAGCAGAGTTATAGTCAACACTGGTTACTAGTACATACTAGTTACTAGCAGCAATGGAGGCCGGAGCTTCTCCATGCAGTCTAGCCAACAGCGACTAGGAAGGAAGGAATCAAGCAGTAGCAGTATAGCGGTAGATCCTGAGGAGGGAGGGAGGACGAACCTGAGGTGCTGCTGCTGGCCCCCGATCGATCTCCGCCGCGCCGATCGTCCCTCTGTTTTCGCCGTCGATTCCTCGCCCCCAATCCCCTCGCCTCCAATCGATGGTCGCTGAGGCTCTGCCGGTCCGCCACCAACCAACGGACCGCCGCCAGCGCAGCCGCGTCTCCCAGTCCCAGATCCGCCGGCCCGTCGTGGAGCGAGGGAGACGGGCAGCAGGGGTTATCGGCCGGCCGCTGCTCTGGTTTCTGTTTCTTTCCTTTTATTATTTTCTGCTGGGAGAGACCGAAGAGATTGGCACTGCAGGCTCTTGTTGGCCCCACACCAACGTAAAGGGATAGGTGAAGGCGACCGTGCGCCCTCGTGTCGTGACTCGTGACGACACGCACCCACGGTGTCCACTGTCTTTTAGGCTGCAGGCGTCATCGGTCATCTCCATTGTGTCTTTTACTTCCCGTCACAAAGAAACCATATACGTTTTCTTTTTCGGGCCCTCTTCTACcagagtaaatagcataaaaatACTATTTTACAGGTTAggatttcaaaaaaaaaaaccgGTTCTTAATTTTTTACTGATAACTATCAACTCGGGGGGTCGGCAGTTTCAAAAAACCCCCCAAATGCCCGTTGCTTAAAAATTAAACCTGTTTATGACAGGTCGCGTCCGCACCTAAACATTCAGTTTATTTGACAGTGTGTTGACCGTTAACTGACATGTGAGGCCCACATGTCAGATTCGTCTTCCTCTTCTCTTTCCCTCTTCTTCCCTCCCCTTCCCAACCTCCCCATGGTTGTGGGAGGTGCTCGCCGGAGCTCATGGTGGTGGAGTTGGCGACGAGGAGGCATTCCAGAGGCCGGCCTCGACCTTGGTGGAGGGAGGTGCGCACTCCAGCAACGCGCAGGCCGTCTGCGGTGGCCGCATGCGAGGCAGGGAAGGCAGGGCAGCGGCCGGCACAGGCGAGGCAGGGCGTGGCCGCCGGCGCAGGCGAGGCAGGGCGTGGCTGCCGGCGCAGGCGAGGTAGGGCGTGGTGGTCGGCGCACACAGGCGAGGGGCGGCGTGGATCCGGCCGCTACGGGCACGgctcgccggctgcaggcggtgcacggCGTCGGCCCGGAGGAGATGGCATCGTGGTTCCAAGCAGAGCGCTCGAGATCGAGCTCCTGCCATGGCGGGTGCGCCTCCTGTGGATCTGggaacctgattgcttttttttttctgaaaacTTTCAGGGACCCGATTGCATTTTCAGAAAATTCCCAGGGATTCcagacactgacatgtgggccctacATGTCAGTTAACAGTCAAACACACGGTCAGATAGGCGGAATGTTTAGGTCCGGCCTGACCTGTCATAAACAGGTTTAATTTTTAAGCAACGGACATTTGGTTTTTTTGAAACAGCCGACCCCGAGTTGGTAGTTATCAACGAAAAATTAAAAATCAGTAGTTTATTGGAACCCTAGCCTATAAAGTAGTTTATGCTATTTACTCCTACCATGTTCCAATCGTCCACGGTAGTCTATTTtacagttttgctaaagcacatcttgATGTGCCATAAGTATTGCTAGATCCTTATAAACCAGAAACACTTGCCTTCAGACGGCGGATCACGATCAATTGCCTTCTTGGTGTGACGCGTGCGCTTTGCGTGTCTCTTTTCTGCAACATCATGTGTGTGTTTTTTTAGGGAAACATCATATGTGTTGCAAAATTGCCTTCCGCAACAACACTCATGTGAAGATGTATAGATTGAAAGTTTCTCTTAAAAAACGACAACATATATGTTGCAAAAAAATAAGGCAAAAAAAATACTTCAAACATTTTATGCAACATCATCTGAGTTGTAAAATTTTCTTCCACAATAACACACATGTTGCAGAAATAGTGAAGAAAAAAGAACATCACCTATAATGCAAAAGATTTGTTGCAAAGGATTGTGCAACATCCTTGTTGCAGTGATGACGATGATATTTGACGCAGAAGAGCTCTAGATCTAACGGTTGTCAAGACGGTGGATTTTTTAAAAAGATCCGTCGGCGCATAGCATGGCCCTTACAAATTGTCCTAAAAAAGATAGATCCTTCGCGCCATTGGGTGGGCGGGCGGGTTCATTCCCGCTGCAGGGCCATGCGCCGTGAATCCCTCCCAACGTGGTCGGGGTTCTCGGCCCTCCCCCGCGGTTCCCCTCGGCATGCCTAATATCATGTATGTTGGACTCTCTGCGCCTCCACTATTGTAGCAACCATCAGTCTCTACACCGCCATGAACCAGCTGCCGATCCAGGAATGTGACGCCGACTAGTATCTCGACACCGTAGCATCATCCATGTTGCTGGCAACGCTGGTATCCTCGCCTTGTCTCAGCTCTGTTTCAAAGCAGCCCTCCTTAATGGTGTGTTTGATTGGGCTCCTAGGAGCAGCTTCTATGGCTTCTCTAGCCTAAAAAAGCTAGAGCCCAAACAAACAGCCAATTTCTGGCCCGGCTCCAGCAGTagctttttgaaaaaaaaaaagaCCGCTAGAAGTCGCAGCTAGGAAATCGAGCTTTTCCCGGAAGCTGGCTCCAATCCTTGCTTTTACTGTTTTACCCTCCCACTAAAGTTCATTATACGCACCAAATGCCACTGACTGGTTCGTTTCTATCCTTAGGGTTCCTCTCTACCGCTCCCCGCCGCCATCCGTCCCGTCTCCCGGTGACCAGCCACTCGCTCCATTGCCGGCCGGTGGATCTGATGGGGTGCACACCGAAACCTCCATTACCGGAGCGCAAGGCTGCTGCCAACCCGTCCCACCACTCTTTCCCCCTCCCTCATCCCCAGCCATGTTGACCGCAAGGACGCTGCCGCCCTGCCCACGGATCGGACGACGCGCAACCGAGCAGACAGACGTTGCAATACCTTCAGCTGGGGGCGCTCGTCTCCGTGCATGCCCACCTCGCCACACTGCTCTACGCGCTCATGTCTCTCTACGCCCACCTGCAGGCTCACCTGGTAGCTATCGTCTCTGTGCGGGTTATGTGTGGCGCGCACGTACGAGCCATGTGTGTGGCCATTGCTGCGTATGAATGTGTTGTTTCCGTCTGTGTGCTGTGCTGGCTGGTCGTTCGCCCACTGTCGAGTCTGCCAGCGTACGCGGCGACAGGTGTGGTGGTGTGCGCGTGCGACAGCGCGTACGTGCGTTGCTATGTGTGCGTGCGTGCTGGATGGACGATGCGTACGTGTGTCATGCATGTGTGCTGGATGGATGATGCATGTGTTTGCTGGATGGAATGAAAGCGTGTGCTGAATGTATGGAACCTCATACTACAAATTATTTATGACGTTTGTTTATAAATTCTTGTAAATTGAATATAAAGATTCCTAAAGGATCTGTATGGTTATAGATTATACTATATATCCGAGTGTCTGTACATCAAACAAGTGTAATCTTTACTCTTTattacctaataataaagcatgGATCGAGTCTGTCGAGTTCACCGTCGCGTCCTTTTTAGACAAAGCCCCTTGAAGTTTTAAACAATTAACCCGCGCTACAAATGTAAGTTAGTAGGTAAAAGACGTTTCGCTCGACCCGAACGAGTTAGTAGCAGGCGGCAGCAGTTGCAGGCGGGGTTGGCAGCAGACTGCAGAGCAGGAGGCAGAGATGGTGTGCGGAGGAACTTTAGGGGCGGCGGCTTGCGGTGGTCGGACCACGAGAGGAGCAGAGGTAGGCGGCGCCTCTACGAGGGAAGATGACGACGCGCTGGACGGCGGGCGGGAGGAGCAAGCAGACAGAGAGAAAGGGAAgaagaggcgggggggggggggtccaatCGTCCGGACAGGCCGACGGCGAGGGACACCGGCAAGAGCGACGGACGGGCACTCGGGGGATCGAGCCCCTACCTCGGCTGCGCGAAGGAGATCGGGACGAGGGAGAAGCGGGGTGAGGGCCTGTATGCATAGGTCGTCCTCCTCCCGACGGCCTACGAGGTAGCAGGCGGTAGGGCGGAGGAGCACGAGGCCGACGGAGAGGTGCCAGACGAACAGGGCGAGGCGGCACTTGGTGGTCAGGTCGGTGGATCCGGCTGCTACGGCGTGGATCCAGTGGTGAGCGTCAACAATTAATGGGAGAGGAGGCCTGCCAATCTCCACCGGAAGAGAAGGAGGTCGACACCACAAGGCGCGGTCGAGGCCAGTCCGGGAGATGCTCCCGCTGACGCGGGTATGCAGGGTCGCAACGGCAGGCGGCAGTGCGCAGGTTCCGGCGACTTAACGCGTTCTGAGtgttagagatatatttgggTTACATATGTTTGATATATACGCAGGTTCCGTCTCCTACCCTATCTCTAGAAGAGGTGTCTTGCCCTTCAAGCcttgtactcaatatatactcgctctcgaggctcaataatacatccatcatattccgtaacaatccctctctctcccttctaacatggtgTCAGTCTAACCGATCCAACCCTAGTCGTCGCCCGCTGCTTCCGCTTCGCGCCGCCCCTGGGAaggtcggcctccatgaccgtCCCCGGGGACCGCGCCGCCTGTACCTAGGGTTCGTCAGCCCTAGAGAGTTTTTTTCCCGAGCCCTTGCTCCGGATTTTTCTCTCTACCGCTGGTTATCTTGATCGGCGTTTTCTTTTTGATTTTCCAATCTATGCTTAACCGGTTTGCGtcgcccgccaccgccgtcgaCCCCCGCGCCTCTACTCCGACATCGTCGTTGACTACACCGGATGCTTCGTCATCAACCGCGCGGCAAGGCTGGACGCGCCGCCCAAGAGACGCCTTCGTGCGTCGCTGCTGGCCGCTCGTCCGCGCGGTCTCCATCACCGGTCCATCTTCGTCGTCATCGCCCGGGACATCACCGACAACGTCGCCGTTGACTTCGATCTGCGCATCGTCCCCGCCATGGCACATACAGCGTCATCGTCAGTCTGATCAACCGATCACACGCCTGTCTTCGCCAAGCACATCCCCGAGCACGCGCCTACCGCAGATCGAGCCACAGGTTGCTGTCGCGTCGTCCCTTCGGACCGCTGCGTC
This sequence is a window from Aegilops tauschii subsp. strangulata cultivar AL8/78 chromosome 7, Aet v6.0, whole genome shotgun sequence. Protein-coding genes within it:
- the LOC109746797 gene encoding uncharacterized protein, yielding MTGAQVEAALNRKNVEVLQDEEEHVATGTVLPHRHETIGGALDGGEEASWVPDQDTGVFVPADADADADDHCGGAHPAPPHLYGGVGRLASVLDQAVFVREEEMEDVERPAMDLTDVNSGSNNC